The Episyrphus balteatus chromosome 4, idEpiBalt1.1, whole genome shotgun sequence genome includes a window with the following:
- the LOC129917769 gene encoding probable G-protein coupled receptor No18 produces the protein METFQPNTTTELFPITSTESVVAITNGNSNGCTVPPPSFNPSHIGIDLAVPEWEAILTALILSIIIVLTIIGNILVILSVFTYKPLRIVQNFFIVSLAVADLTVALLVLPFNVAYSILGRWEFGIHLCKMWLTCDVLCCTSSILNLCAIALDRYWAITDPINYAQKRTVGRVLLLIAGVWILSLLISSPPLLGWNDWPEEFTSATPCELTSNRGYVIYSSLGSFFIPLAIMTIVYIEIYIATRRRLRERARASKINTIVTMKGNPVGGGGGNNNATGGTGGNRLEKDMTSVQQDQESISSETAVNEAHHNNSSDQAAINPKDTHNGNEKAAKKSRRPKIKDSIKHGKNRKIIQERLLPPPDTNQEISNVSDNPENSSESGPNANNSVTGNSEKLEKSVLVESSKSNKPPPKKPTGVYQFIEEKQKISLSKERRAARTLGIIMGVFVICWLPFFLMYVILPFCLSCCPTDKFKNFITWLGYINSGLNPVIYTIFNLDYRRAFKRLLGLRS, from the coding sequence ATGGAAACCTTCCAACCCAACACAACTACGGAATTATTTCCCATCACATCAACTGAATCCGTAGTTGCCATCACTAATGGCAACAGCAATGGCTGCACAGTTCCTCCACCCTCTTTCAATCCCAGTCATATTGGTATTGATCTAGCGGTACCCGAATGGGAAGCCATACTCACTGCCCTAATCCTATCAATAATCATAGTACTTACCATTATCGGCAACATCCTCGTCATTCTAAGTGTATTCACCTATAAACCACTGCGGATAGTGCAGAATTTCTTCATAGTTTCCCTAGCCGTTGCCGATCTAACCGTTGCCCTCCTCGTTCTACCCTTTAACGTTGCCTACTCAATTCTCGGTAGATGGGAATTTGGGATACATTTGTGCAAAATGTGGCTAACGTGTGATGTCCTCTGTTGCACATCATCAATTCTAAATCTTTGTGCAATAGCATTGGATAGGTATTGGGCCATTACCGACCCCATCAACTACGCACAAAAGCGAACTGTTGGTCGAGTCCTTTTACTCATAGCTGGTGTTTGGATCCTATCCTTACTTATAAGCTCACCACCTCTGCTCGGTTGGAATGACTGGCCTGAGGAGTTCACCAGCGCCACACCCTGCGAACTCACCTCAAACCGAGGCTACGTGATATACTCATCGCTCGGTTCGTTCTTCATTCCACTCGCCATCATGACTATCGTTTACATCGAAATCTACATTGCCACAAGGAGGCGTCTCCGGGAACGCGCTCGAGCATCCAAAATCAACACAATCGTTACAATGAAAGGTAACCCAGTTGGTGGTGGAGGTGGGAATAATAATGCCACTGGTGGAACTGGTGGCAATCGTCTCGAAAAGGACATGACTTCCGTGCAACAGGACCAAGAGTCCATTAGCAGTGAAACTGCCGTCAACGAAGCGCATCACAACAATTCCTCCGATCAAGCCGCTATCAATCCCAAAGACACACACAATGGCAACGAAAAGGCGGCGAAAAAATCTCGTCGTCCGAAAATCAAGGACTCCATCAAACATggtaaaaatcgaaaaataatcCAGGAGCGATTACTGCCACCGCCCGATACCAATCAAGAGATTTCGAATGTTAGTGATAATCCTGAGAATTCCTCCGAGTCTGGCCCAAATGCCAATAACAGTGTTACCGGTAATTCGGAGAAACTTGAAAAGAGCGTGTTGGTGGAGAGTTCGAAGAGTAACAAGCCGCCACCCAAGAAACCAACGGGCGTTTATCAATTTATCGAGGAAAAACAAAAGATTTCTTTGTCGAAGGAACGACGGGCGGCCCGAACTTTAGGCATTATTATGGGAGTCTTTGTAATTTGTTGGCTGCCATTTTTCCTTATGTATGTTATTTTGCCATTTTGTTTGTCCTGCTGTCCTACAGATAAATTCAAGAACTTCATCACATGGCTGGGATATATTAATTCCGGCCTTAATCCGGTTATCTATACGATTTTCAATTTGGATTATAGGAGAGCTTTCAAACGACTATTGGGCTTACGGAGTTAA